From a region of the Odocoileus virginianus isolate 20LAN1187 ecotype Illinois chromosome 19, Ovbor_1.2, whole genome shotgun sequence genome:
- the BACH2 gene encoding transcription regulator protein BACH2 isoform X3: MSVDEKPGSPMYVYESTVHCTNILLGLNDQRKKDILCDVTLIVERKEFRAHRAVLAACSEYFWQALVGQTKDDLVVSLPEEVTARGFGPLLQFAYTAKLLLSRENIREVIRCAEFLRMHNLEDSCFSFLQTQLLNSEDGLFVCRKDAACQRPHEDHEDSAGEEEDEEEETMDSDTAKMACPRDQMLPDPIGFEASTIPVAEKEEVLLPESDVPADAKESSAKDALTQYPRYKKYQLACTKNVYNASSHSTSGFASTFSEDHSGTSLKPGLAVGQIKSEPPSEENEDESITLCLSGDEPDVKDRAGDVEMDRKQPSPAPAPAPAPPAGAACLERARDAPSPSCLRSLFSVTKSAESSGLPGTSQQHFARSSACPFDKGITQGDLKTDYAPFPGSYGPPHVGQKDAHSFAMGSPLKGPGLEALCKQEGELDRRSVIFSSGACDQASPAVQSYSGVSALDKDLSEPVPKGLWVGAGQSLSSSQAYPHGGLMADHLPGRMRPNTSCPVPIKVCPRSPPLEARTRTSSSCSSYSYAEDGSGGSPCSLPLCEFSSSPCSQGARFLATEHQEPGLLADGVYSQVRPQIKCEQSYGTNSSDESGSFSEADSDGQLTIHPGPSITEEEPLSVAPNRIMGHCPGAPQTVKLPFPVDQITDLPRNDFQMMIKMHKLTSEQLEFIHDVRRRSKNRIAAQRCRKRKLDCIQNLECEIRKLVCEKEKLLSERNQLKAHMGELLDNFSCLSQEVCRDIQSPEQIQALHRYCPVLRPVALPTAPSISPAPLGVEQCAAGESAPCCLEQGAAAPGPPWAPSSASENCTSARRLEGTDPGAFSERGPPLEPRSQTVTVDFCQEMTDKCTTDEQPRKDYPQ, from the exons GTCACGGCCAGGGGGTTTGGGCCGCTGCTGCAGTTCGCCTACACCGCCAAGCTGTTACTCAGCAGAGAAAACATCCGCGAGGTCATCCGCTGCGCCGAGTTCCTGCGCATGCACAATCTGGAGGACTCCTGCTTCAGCTTCCTGCAGACCCAGCTTCTGAACAGCGAGGATGGCCTCTTCGTGTGCCGGAAGGATGCGGCGTGCCAGCGGCCGCACGAGGACCACGAGGACAGCGCCGGGGAGGAGGAGGACGAAGAGGAGGAGACCATGGACTCGGACACGGCCAAGATGGCTTGCCCTAGGGACCAGATGCTTCCAGACCCCATCGGCTTTGAGGCCAGCACCATCCCAgtggcagagaaggaagaagtttTGTTGCCCGAGTCTGACGTGCCCGCGGACGCCAAGGAGAGCTCGGCCAAGGACGCGTTAACGCAGTACCCCAGATACAAGAAATACCAGCTTGCATGTACCAAGAATGTCTATAACGCATCATCACACAGTACCTCAGGTTTTGCAAGCACATTCAGTGAAGATCACTCTGGCACCAGCCTCAAGCCGGGGCTTGCCGTGGGGCAGATTAAAAGCGAGCCGCCCAGCGAAGAGAACGAAGACGAGAGCATCACGCTCTGCCTGTCCGGGGACGAGCCTGACGTCAAGGACCGAGCGGGGGACGTGGAGATGGACCGGAAGCAGCCCagccccgcgcccgcgcccgcgcccgcgccgcCGGCAGGGGCCGCCTGCCTGGAGCGGGCCCGGGACGCGCCCTCCCCGTCCTGCCTGCGCTCTCTGTTCAGCGTAACGAAAAGTGCGGAGTCGTCCGGCCTGCCCGGCACCTCTCAGCAGCACTTTGCCAGGAGCTCAGCGTGCCCCTTCGACAAGGGGATCACTCAGGGTGACCTTAAAACTGACTACGCCCCTTTCCCGGGGAGTTACGGGCCGCCCCACGTGGGCCAGAAGGACGCGCACAGCTTCGCCATGGGGTCGCCCCTCAAGGGCCCTGGCCTGGAGGCGCTCTGTAAACAGGAGGGCGAGCTGGACCGGAGAAGCGTCATCTTCTCCTCCGGCGCCTGTGACCAAGCGAGCCCCGCGGTGCAGTCGTATTCTGGGGTAAGCGCTCTGGACAAAGACCTCTCCGAGCCGGTGCCAAAGGGCCTGTGGGTGGGGGCCGGCCAGTCCCTCTCCAGCTCGCAGGCCTACCCGCACGGTGGGCTGATGGCGGACCACTTGCCGGGAAGGATGCGGCCCAACACGAGCTGCCCGGTGCCGATCAAAGTGTGCCCTCGGTCGCCGCCGCTGGAGGCCAGGACGAGGACCTCCAGCTCATGCTCCTCCTACTCCTACGCCGAGGACGGGAGCGGCGGCTCGCCCTGCAGCCTCCCCCTCTGCGAGTTCTCCTCCTCCCCGTGCTCCCAGGGAGCCCGGTTCCTCGCCACCGAGCATCAGGAGCCAGGCCTGCTGGCAGACGGAGTGTACAGCCAGGTCCGACCCCAGATTAAATGTGAGCAGTCCTACGGAACCAACTCCAGCGACGAGTCCGGATCGTTCTCGGAAGCAGACA GTGATGGACAGCTCACCATCCATCCTGGCCCCAGTATCACTGAGGAAGAACCTCTGTCGGTTGCACCTAACCGTATCATGGGTCATTGCCCAGGTGCCCCCCAAACG GTCAAACTTCCATTTCCTGTCGATCAAATCACAGACCTTCCGAGGAATGACTTCCAGATGATGATCAAGATGCACAAGCTGACTTCGGAGCAGTTAGAGTTCATTCACGATGTCCGCCGGCGCAGCAAGAACCGCATCGCCGCCCAGCGCTGCCGCAAGAGGAAGCTGGACTGTATTCAGAACTTGGAATGTGAAATCCGCAAGCTG GTGTGTGAGAAGGAGAAGCTGCTCTCGGAGAGAAACCAGCTGAAAGCGCACATGGGGGAGCTGCTGGACAACTTCTCGTGCCTCTCCCAGGAAGTCTGCCGGGACATCCAGAGCCCCGAGCAGATCCAGGCCCTGCATCGGTACTGCCCCGTCCTCAGGCCCGTGGCTCTTCCCACAGCCCCCAGTATTAGCCCCGCGCCCCTGGGCGTGGAGCAGTGCGCGGCGGGGGAGAGCGCGCCCTGCTGCTTGGAGCAGGGGGCGGCGGCCCCCGGCcccccctgggcccccagcagcgCCTCGGAGAACTGTACTTCTGCTCGGAGGCTGGAGGGCACTGACCCGGGGGCTTTCTCTGAGCGAGGGCCTCCCCTGGAACCCAGGAGCCAAACGGTGACCGTGGACTTCTGCCAGGAAATGACTGATAAGTGTACAACGGATGAACAACCCAGGAAAGATTACCCCCAGTGA
- the BACH2 gene encoding transcription regulator protein BACH2 isoform X5, whose amino-acid sequence MHNLEDSCFSFLQTQLLNSEDGLFVCRKDAACQRPHEDHEDSAGEEEDEEEETMDSDTAKMACPRDQMLPDPIGFEASTIPVAEKEEVLLPESDVPADAKESSAKDALTQYPRYKKYQLACTKNVYNASSHSTSGFASTFSEDHSGTSLKPGLAVGQIKSEPPSEENEDESITLCLSGDEPDVKDRAGDVEMDRKQPSPAPAPAPAPPAGAACLERARDAPSPSCLRSLFSVTKSAESSGLPGTSQQHFARSSACPFDKGITQGDLKTDYAPFPGSYGPPHVGQKDAHSFAMGSPLKGPGLEALCKQEGELDRRSVIFSSGACDQASPAVQSYSGVSALDKDLSEPVPKGLWVGAGQSLSSSQAYPHGGLMADHLPGRMRPNTSCPVPIKVCPRSPPLEARTRTSSSCSSYSYAEDGSGGSPCSLPLCEFSSSPCSQGARFLATEHQEPGLLADGVYSQVRPQIKCEQSYGTNSSDESGSFSEADSDGQLTIHPGPSITEEEPLSVAPNRIMGHCPGAPQTVKLPFPVDQITDLPRNDFQMMIKMHKLTSEQLEFIHDVRRRSKNRIAAQRCRKRKLDCIQNLECEIRKLVCEKEKLLSERNQLKAHMGELLDNFSCLSQEVCRDIQSPEQIQALHRYCPVLRPVALPTAPSISPAPLGVEQCAAGESAPCCLEQGAAAPGPPWAPSSASENCTSARRLEGTDPGAFSERGPPLEPRSQTVTVDFCQEMTDKCTTDEQPRKDYPQ is encoded by the exons ATGCACAATCTGGAGGACTCCTGCTTCAGCTTCCTGCAGACCCAGCTTCTGAACAGCGAGGATGGCCTCTTCGTGTGCCGGAAGGATGCGGCGTGCCAGCGGCCGCACGAGGACCACGAGGACAGCGCCGGGGAGGAGGAGGACGAAGAGGAGGAGACCATGGACTCGGACACGGCCAAGATGGCTTGCCCTAGGGACCAGATGCTTCCAGACCCCATCGGCTTTGAGGCCAGCACCATCCCAgtggcagagaaggaagaagtttTGTTGCCCGAGTCTGACGTGCCCGCGGACGCCAAGGAGAGCTCGGCCAAGGACGCGTTAACGCAGTACCCCAGATACAAGAAATACCAGCTTGCATGTACCAAGAATGTCTATAACGCATCATCACACAGTACCTCAGGTTTTGCAAGCACATTCAGTGAAGATCACTCTGGCACCAGCCTCAAGCCGGGGCTTGCCGTGGGGCAGATTAAAAGCGAGCCGCCCAGCGAAGAGAACGAAGACGAGAGCATCACGCTCTGCCTGTCCGGGGACGAGCCTGACGTCAAGGACCGAGCGGGGGACGTGGAGATGGACCGGAAGCAGCCCagccccgcgcccgcgcccgcgcccgcgccgcCGGCAGGGGCCGCCTGCCTGGAGCGGGCCCGGGACGCGCCCTCCCCGTCCTGCCTGCGCTCTCTGTTCAGCGTAACGAAAAGTGCGGAGTCGTCCGGCCTGCCCGGCACCTCTCAGCAGCACTTTGCCAGGAGCTCAGCGTGCCCCTTCGACAAGGGGATCACTCAGGGTGACCTTAAAACTGACTACGCCCCTTTCCCGGGGAGTTACGGGCCGCCCCACGTGGGCCAGAAGGACGCGCACAGCTTCGCCATGGGGTCGCCCCTCAAGGGCCCTGGCCTGGAGGCGCTCTGTAAACAGGAGGGCGAGCTGGACCGGAGAAGCGTCATCTTCTCCTCCGGCGCCTGTGACCAAGCGAGCCCCGCGGTGCAGTCGTATTCTGGGGTAAGCGCTCTGGACAAAGACCTCTCCGAGCCGGTGCCAAAGGGCCTGTGGGTGGGGGCCGGCCAGTCCCTCTCCAGCTCGCAGGCCTACCCGCACGGTGGGCTGATGGCGGACCACTTGCCGGGAAGGATGCGGCCCAACACGAGCTGCCCGGTGCCGATCAAAGTGTGCCCTCGGTCGCCGCCGCTGGAGGCCAGGACGAGGACCTCCAGCTCATGCTCCTCCTACTCCTACGCCGAGGACGGGAGCGGCGGCTCGCCCTGCAGCCTCCCCCTCTGCGAGTTCTCCTCCTCCCCGTGCTCCCAGGGAGCCCGGTTCCTCGCCACCGAGCATCAGGAGCCAGGCCTGCTGGCAGACGGAGTGTACAGCCAGGTCCGACCCCAGATTAAATGTGAGCAGTCCTACGGAACCAACTCCAGCGACGAGTCCGGATCGTTCTCGGAAGCAGACA GTGATGGACAGCTCACCATCCATCCTGGCCCCAGTATCACTGAGGAAGAACCTCTGTCGGTTGCACCTAACCGTATCATGGGTCATTGCCCAGGTGCCCCCCAAACG GTCAAACTTCCATTTCCTGTCGATCAAATCACAGACCTTCCGAGGAATGACTTCCAGATGATGATCAAGATGCACAAGCTGACTTCGGAGCAGTTAGAGTTCATTCACGATGTCCGCCGGCGCAGCAAGAACCGCATCGCCGCCCAGCGCTGCCGCAAGAGGAAGCTGGACTGTATTCAGAACTTGGAATGTGAAATCCGCAAGCTG GTGTGTGAGAAGGAGAAGCTGCTCTCGGAGAGAAACCAGCTGAAAGCGCACATGGGGGAGCTGCTGGACAACTTCTCGTGCCTCTCCCAGGAAGTCTGCCGGGACATCCAGAGCCCCGAGCAGATCCAGGCCCTGCATCGGTACTGCCCCGTCCTCAGGCCCGTGGCTCTTCCCACAGCCCCCAGTATTAGCCCCGCGCCCCTGGGCGTGGAGCAGTGCGCGGCGGGGGAGAGCGCGCCCTGCTGCTTGGAGCAGGGGGCGGCGGCCCCCGGCcccccctgggcccccagcagcgCCTCGGAGAACTGTACTTCTGCTCGGAGGCTGGAGGGCACTGACCCGGGGGCTTTCTCTGAGCGAGGGCCTCCCCTGGAACCCAGGAGCCAAACGGTGACCGTGGACTTCTGCCAGGAAATGACTGATAAGTGTACAACGGATGAACAACCCAGGAAAGATTACCCCCAGTGA